In the Neisseria sp. KEM232 genome, TGTAGTGCGCGACCATGCCCAGCAGCACCGAGGCGGCGCTCAGAAACAGTATCGGCATCAGCACGCGCGGCAGGATGGTGCCGTGCCACGAGAAAAGCAGTGAAAAAGGGGTTTTGTTGCGGATAATCATGGCGGGTGGAAGGGCGGTTTCAGACGGCCTTTTTCCTGTTCGTTATATGTTAAAAGCCAGTCCGTGCGCCCATTTCACGCGTTCTACCGGCTCGCGGGTAAAGAGGCTGCGGCCGGATTCGAGCGCGGCGATGGCGGCTTTGTCTTCATCGTCGAGCGCGAAGTCGAACACGTCGAGGTTTTCCGCCATGCGCTCGCGGCGGGCGGATTTGGCCAGCACCACGATATTGCGTTCCACCAGCCAGCGGATGATGACCTGCGCCGCCGATTTGCCGTGTTTCGCGCCGATGGCACAGAGCGCTGGGTTTTGGAAAATGCCGTGTTGTCCTTCGGCAAACGGCGCCCATGCCTGCACGGCGATGCCTTCGGCCTGCAAATCGGCGGCTTCGCGCAGCCGCTGGTGGAAGGGGTTGACTTCGATTTGGTCTGCCTGCGGCATCACGCGGTTGAATACGCCCAAATCCACGGCGCGTTCGGGCGCGAAGTTGCTCACGCCGATGGCGCGGATTTTCCCTTCGGCCTGCCATTTTTCCAGCGTGCGCCAGGTGCCGTAGTAGTCTCCGTAGGGCTGGTGCACCAGCACCATGTCGATGTAGTCGAGGTTCAGACGGCCTAAGGAGCGGTGCAGCGAGGCTTCGGCGGCGGCTTCGCCCGCGTTTTCCACCCAGATTTTGGTGGTGACGAACAAGTCTTCCCGCGCCACGCCGCAATGCGCGATGCCGCGGCCGACTTCGCTTTCGTTCAGATAGGCCTGCGCGGTGTCGATATGGCGGTAGCCCGCTTCGACGGCATGGATAACGGCCTGTTCCGTGTCTTGCGGCGGGATTTGGTACACGCCGAAGCCGAGCAGCGGGATTTTTACGCCGTTGTTGAGGGTGAGGGTATGCATAAGGATTCCTTGCGGGTAAACAGAAGTTTCAGACGGCCAATCTTACCGCAAAGGCAGCCCAATCAGACAGAGGCCGTCTGAAAAGAAGCCTTTGACAATCCCGCCCGCCGCGCCTAAGCTGCCCGCCCAACCTTCCAACCGGAGAGCTGCCCATGTCATTGAAAACCCTCGCCCTTACCGCCGCCCTAGCCGCCGCAGGCGCAAACGCCGCCGATTTGGATTTTGCCAAGCAGCCGCACACCAGCCGCAGCGCCGAAATCAACGGCCAAACCGTGCAATACCGCGCCTTTGAAAACATCCCCTACGTGAAAAACCCCGTCGAAGCCGACTACCAGACCATCAACATCTACATCCCCGAAGCCTATTTCCACGGCGGCAGCATCAACGGCTACACCGCCGACACCGCGCCGATTTTCCTGCCCAACAAAATCGGCGGCTATATGCCCGCCAAAGCAGGCACTCCCGGCCAGAAAGGGCGCGGCGGCGAAGACAAAGGCGCAGACGCGATGCAAGTTGCCCTGTCGCGCGGACTCGTTGTCGCCAGCCCCGGCGCACGCGGCCGCACTTCGCCCACCGGCAAAGCGCCCGCCGCCATCGTCGATTTGAAAGCCGCCGTGCGCTACCTGAAAGCCAACGACAAAGCCATGGCCGGCGACGCGCGCAAAATCATCTCCAACGGCACCAGCGCCGGCGGCGCCTTGTCGGTATTGCTCGGCGCGTCCGCCAACCAGCGCGACTACGCAGGCCGTCTGAAAAAACTCGGCGCCGCCGAAGCCGACGACAGCATCTTCGCCGTGTCCGCCTACTGCCCGATTTCCATACTCGATCATGCCGATGCCGCCTACGAATGGCAGTTTCACGGCGTGAACGACTACCAGAAAATGAACATCACCATGCTCGATTACAACGTCGAGCGCAAATTGGTCAAAGGCACACTCACCGAAGCCGAAAAACAGCTTTCAGACAGCCTGAAACCCCAGTTCGCCCCCTATCTCAACAGCCTGAAACTCAAAAACGCGCAGGGCAAGCCGCTCACGCTGGACAAAAACGGCAACGGCAGTTTCAAAGACCACATCGCCGCGCTGCTCGCCCAGTCCGCGCAAAGCGCGCTGGACGCAGGCAAAGACCTGTCCGATCGCAACTGGCTCACCGTGTCCGGCGGCAAAGTTACCGCCGTCGATTTCGATAAATACGCCGCCGCAGCCGGCCGCCAGAAAACCCCGCCCGCCTTTGACGGCGTGGATTTGTCCACCGGCGAAAACCAGCTCTTCGGCAGCCAAACCCAAGACAAGCGCCACTTCACCGCCTTTGCCGCGCAACACAGCACCGTCAAAGGCGCGGGCAAGGCCGACGCGCAAACCGTCAAAATGATGAGCCCCATGCCCTACATCGCCCACACGCCCACGCAGCACTGGCGCATCCGCGTCGGCACCAACGATCGCGACACCTCGCTCGCCGTCAGCGCGATACTCGCCGCCAAACTGCAAAACAGCGGCAAATCCGTCGATTACGCCCTGCCGTGGGACGTGCCGCACAGCGGCGATTACGATTTGGACGAGCTGTTTGACTGGATAGACGGGATTGCCAAAGGGAAGTAGGGCCGTCTGAAAGGTAAAGGCAGCCTGAAAAACCGCGCAGCAAACGAAAGGCCGTCTGAAAACCCGTGTTTTGGGTTTTCAGACGGCCTTTTTGTATTTTCGGGCTGCCTTGCCAATCTTGCTATGTTGTCAAACGGCAGCCTGAAACCTTATCTGTAAACCGGCTGCCACATCGCATCCTGCACGGCCTGCACCCAGTTTTCAGGCTGCTTCGCCGCTACGCCGTCTTTGGCGGCCTGTTTGGCGACGGCGACTGCGACGGTGGCGGAGGAGGCGCGCAGGTTGTCCACAGGGGGCAGCAGCGACGCGCCCAAATCCTGCGGATTGACCTGCGAGGCGACGGCTTCGGCGGCGGCCAGCAGCATGCCGTCGGTTACCTGTTTCGCGCCGGAAACGATCACGCCCAGTCCGAGGCCGGGGTAGAGCATGGCGTTGTTGGCCTGGCCGATGTGGTAGTCCGTGCCTTTATAGGGTACGGGCGGCACGGGGATGCCGACGGAAATCAAAGCCTTGCCGTCCGTCCATTCAACCGCGTCGGCGGGCATGACTTCGATTTTTTCGGTGGGGTTGGACAGGGGGAGCAAAATCGGGCGTTCCACGCCTGCGGCGAGGGCTTTGACCACTTCTTCGGTAAACGCGCCGTGGTCGGTGGAGGTGCCGATAAGGATGGTGGGCTTGACCTGTTTCACCACTTCGAGCAGGCCGATTTTGCCGTCTTTGCGCGCCCAGTCCGCCGCTTCGGCAGCGGAGCGGGCGTATTCCCGCTGGTAGTCGGGCAGATCGGGCATGTCGTCGGTAACCAGGCCGTTGATGTCGATAAGCCAGACGCGCTTTCGGGCTTCTTCGCGCGAGAGGCCGTCGCGCTCCATCGCCGCGCTGATCTGGTCGGCCATGCCGGTACCGGCCGTGCCTGCGCCGTACACGACAAGTCGTTGTTCGGCAAAGGTTTGTTTGGTAACTTTCAGGCCGGAGAATACGGCGGCCATCACAATCGCGCCGGTGCCCTGCATGTCGTCGTTGAAGATACGGTAGCGGTCGCGGTTTTCCACGAGGATGCGGCGGGCGTTGGACGGGCCGAAGTCTTCAAAGTGCAAAAGCGCGTTGGGGAAGAGTTCGGATGCGGTTTGCAGATAGGTTTTGATGAGTGCGTCGTAGCGTTCGCCGCGCACGCGGGCGTGGCGGTTGCCGAGATAGGCAGGGTCGTTCAGCAGGATTTCGTTGTCGGTGCCGACGTCGAGGTTGACGGCGATGGCGCGGGCGGGGTCGATGCCCGCGGCGGCGGTGTAAACGGCGAGTTTGCCGATGGAAATGTCGGTGCCGTTCACGCCCCAGTCGCCGATGCCGAGGATTTCTTCCGCATCGGAAACCACAATCAGATCAACGTCGTCTGCGCCCAGCCCCAAAGTTTCAAACGAGGCGCGGACGGCTTCGGGGCGGTTGATGTTGAGATAGACGGCGCGCGAACGGCGGTAGTCGCGGCTCCATTTTTTGATGGCTTCGCCGACGGTGGGGTCGTACACAATCGGCAGCATTTCGGCCAGATGGTCGGTGAGCAGGCGGTAGTAGAGGATTTCGTTGCGGTTGTGAAGCTGGTCGAGAAAGATATATTTTTCCATGTCTTTTTCGTAAGACGAAAACTGGCGGTAGGCGCGCGCAGCCTGCTGGTCGAGGGTTTCCACGGCGGCGGGCAGGCGGCCGGTGAGGCCGTAGCGTTCGCGCTCTTCCAGTGTAAAGGCGGTACCCTTGTTGGTTAAGGGATTCTGCATGATTGCGGGGGTGTTGCTCATAGCGTGTCTCCTGAACG is a window encoding:
- a CDS encoding aldo/keto reductase; the protein is MHTLTLNNGVKIPLLGFGVYQIPPQDTEQAVIHAVEAGYRHIDTAQAYLNESEVGRGIAHCGVAREDLFVTTKIWVENAGEAAAEASLHRSLGRLNLDYIDMVLVHQPYGDYYGTWRTLEKWQAEGKIRAIGVSNFAPERAVDLGVFNRVMPQADQIEVNPFHQRLREAADLQAEGIAVQAWAPFAEGQHGIFQNPALCAIGAKHGKSAAQVIIRWLVERNIVVLAKSARRERMAENLDVFDFALDDEDKAAIAALESGRSLFTREPVERVKWAHGLAFNI
- a CDS encoding subtype B tannase, translating into MSLKTLALTAALAAAGANAADLDFAKQPHTSRSAEINGQTVQYRAFENIPYVKNPVEADYQTINIYIPEAYFHGGSINGYTADTAPIFLPNKIGGYMPAKAGTPGQKGRGGEDKGADAMQVALSRGLVVASPGARGRTSPTGKAPAAIVDLKAAVRYLKANDKAMAGDARKIISNGTSAGGALSVLLGASANQRDYAGRLKKLGAAEADDSIFAVSAYCPISILDHADAAYEWQFHGVNDYQKMNITMLDYNVERKLVKGTLTEAEKQLSDSLKPQFAPYLNSLKLKNAQGKPLTLDKNGNGSFKDHIAALLAQSAQSALDAGKDLSDRNWLTVSGGKVTAVDFDKYAAAAGRQKTPPAFDGVDLSTGENQLFGSQTQDKRHFTAFAAQHSTVKGAGKADAQTVKMMSPMPYIAHTPTQHWRIRVGTNDRDTSLAVSAILAAKLQNSGKSVDYALPWDVPHSGDYDLDELFDWIDGIAKGK
- a CDS encoding NAD-dependent malic enzyme, coding for MSNTPAIMQNPLTNKGTAFTLEERERYGLTGRLPAAVETLDQQAARAYRQFSSYEKDMEKYIFLDQLHNRNEILYYRLLTDHLAEMLPIVYDPTVGEAIKKWSRDYRRSRAVYLNINRPEAVRASFETLGLGADDVDLIVVSDAEEILGIGDWGVNGTDISIGKLAVYTAAAGIDPARAIAVNLDVGTDNEILLNDPAYLGNRHARVRGERYDALIKTYLQTASELFPNALLHFEDFGPSNARRILVENRDRYRIFNDDMQGTGAIVMAAVFSGLKVTKQTFAEQRLVVYGAGTAGTGMADQISAAMERDGLSREEARKRVWLIDINGLVTDDMPDLPDYQREYARSAAEAADWARKDGKIGLLEVVKQVKPTILIGTSTDHGAFTEEVVKALAAGVERPILLPLSNPTEKIEVMPADAVEWTDGKALISVGIPVPPVPYKGTDYHIGQANNAMLYPGLGLGVIVSGAKQVTDGMLLAAAEAVASQVNPQDLGASLLPPVDNLRASSATVAVAVAKQAAKDGVAAKQPENWVQAVQDAMWQPVYR